Part of the Citrus sinensis cultivar Valencia sweet orange chromosome 2, DVS_A1.0, whole genome shotgun sequence genome, GAATCGCCATTTGTACTACTTTGAGAGAGAGGGGCGTGAAGAGACGAAACGAGAGagattatttataaagaagaaatgGGTGCTGAGATTATTTAATGTGGGCGTTTGAATAGGGGGTTTGTTTACATCGATGATTAAAGATGAGGATCGGAATAATAGGCCAATAAGCAAAGATTGcatcatatttaaattctttgacCAGGTAAGCGGATGATTGATGGATAAATGCATCAATTTTGGGTTTTtggcataattttttaataagatttcTGTAGATGTTGAATTGGTCGTAGAATTTTGTAGACGAATCTGTTGCTATGATAAAAATGTTCTGCAGTATCTGACAAAAGGGCATCTTTAGTTAcgttattttaagttttatcaTCCATTGCCGTTCAAGTTGCAATATTAAACAAAGATACTTGCATAATTGTACTTGAATTCAATCCCATATATCATGTGATCTAACAGTAGCACTACAAACAAACCAGAAGAAAGAAAACCACTACAATCGTTATATGCTGTAAAATAGGGCTTTACAAATAGTATTATATCATTCGTGGAATgtggataaaataaattttcatttccataGATAATGTCTCGAAGCACAGATTTCTTCCAAAACCAGTCACAGTTAAATTAATGaagaggttttttttttctttttttgtcaaaagaaTATCAATACTATCGAACTAATTAATTTGCGCATTTCTTGGGTGATCATATTTCCACCCCATCTACTCCGTAATAGCTCCCCAATTAAAAATACACCCataaaatcccaaaatttacATTACTTTGTAAATAAACCCCACTTACTACTAATATTACCTTGCGGCGACTGgttttcattaatatatttgGCGACAAGAATTTTTCCAAGTTATAAAAGGAAGCCAGCAGCCAAGAAAACTGAAAATGGGAGCAACCAACTGCCATTAtcatttcatctttatttGGTACAACTTTTGAGGTAGAGCTTATTAAAATAGAGTTTTTGTTAATAGAGCTTctataagtaaaatttttacctaaaaaattttagttgtttggttgtcaataagagcttttatttaaaattacaaaattactttaaatataagttttttaaagttatgctataaaaagaatgaaataagattgttAAATGAGCagaagatattttagatattttaatattaaaaacaaagacTTTCAatctttattcttaaaaatccaaaatttgagcttcagctaataaaagtaaaataacttGTTTACGTTTTAAAGGCtctactataaaaataattaaacaacaacaaaaattttgataagagcttatgagattaaattaGTACTTATGATCATTAGATAAATTATATCAAAGCAGCACTTTATcataaagaaatatataatCGATATTCAAATTTTGGCATGCAAataaacctaatttttttaaaattttgtttggtactatattttgtaatttaatttactgttATCGTCATACTCATTTTTAAGGTTTTTATTGCTGAAATTCCAGTACATGATGATTAGGAGATTTGCGTCAATATGTAgcttattttctaatttctagGACATGGTTCTTTTATGGGATAAAActgtggtgcaactgtggtaccgtgccacagttgcacccaACCGTTGGATTCCCACTTATTCAAGTGGACCCCACTCATTTGAGTGGATCCAACGGCTGGTgtaactgtggcacggtaccacagttgcattGTAGCCTGACCCTCTTTTGTGCctggtttattatttatttttattgttagtCATCATTATGTCATTGATTAGGAAAATGAAGAgtctgaaaaatgaaaattaaaaacaaaaatgtagaaagaaaggaagaaaGCATGCCAAACGGAGATCAGGTTCACGGAGGCATTAACTAAAGTAAATAGAAAAGCAGTTGGACTGAATTATGATGATTTTCATTCAAGTTGTTGGactaaatagaaaacaaatatataatacaaCTTTTGCAACAAGAATAACAAAAAGTATCAGAAAAGAAGGATGACTCAAAAAGGAGTTCTATTATAAAAGAAGATTAAAGTCCAATTCTAAACGAAGACTCAACCAACTTTAAGTAATTGAAACTGTAAATGACACGTATGTTCTTTATGCCCCCTCAAGATAGGCCACGGGTAAAGAGGCCAATCTTGTCTCTTAGCAGTAGGAACTGAGAACGTGGCAAAGGTTTGGTGAGGAGATCAGCAAGTTGGTCGGCAGAAGAAACATGAGCCACACGAAGTAAACCAGATTGAACCTGTTCACGGATAAAATGGTAATCCACTGCTACATGTTTCATTCGAGAGTGAAACACAGGATTGGAGCTTAACTGAGTAGCACAAATGTTATCACAATAGACAACTGGAGAAGATTGCAAAGTCACACCAAGTTCAGCAAGCAGTGAACATACCCACCGAAGTTCAGCAGCAGTAGCAGCAACTGAACGATATTCCGCTTCTGTAGAAGAACGAGCAACAGTTTGTTGCTTCTTAGAACTCCAAGAAATAAGATTCCGCCCAAGATAGACAAGGTATGCACTAGTGGAAGAGTAATCATCTTTATTGCCGGCCCAGTCAGCATCCGAGAACGCATGAAGAGCATCAGAGAACCCATGAAGAGATAAAGAAGACTCACGATGGAGAAAAAGACCTTTATCCAATGTGCCACATAAATACCGTAGAATTCGTTTAACAAGTACCCAATGCTCATCAGTAGGATGATGCATAAATTGAGCCATCTTATTGACAGCAAAAGAGATATCGGGACgagtgagagagagatatTGCAAGCTCCCAACTACAGcatgaaattgagaaggatCTGAAAGAGGAGTGCCTGAGGTGATGGTGAGTGAGGAAGAATTTGTTGGTAATGGGGTAAGGACGGGTGTAGCATCTGCCATATGAATTCTTTTAAGCAAGTCTTGGATATATCTTCTTTGAAAGAGCAATATGCCTCGCCGATGTGGAACAACCTCAACgccaagaaaataagaaagagaGCCAAGATCTTTCAGGGAGAAGCGTTGAGCCAGGTAGCCAACAAATTGAGAAACAAGGTCATCACTATTACCAGTAACAATGATATCATCAACGTACAccagtaaaaataaaacatgtcTGCCAGTGTTGAGAACAAAAAGAGAAGTATCAGAGTGAGAATTCGTGAAACCCGAATGCACAAGAAATTGGCGTAGTTCATAATACCAAGCCCGTGGAGCCTGTTTGAGACCATAGATAGCCTTATGAAGTTTACAAACATATGTTGGACGATCAGAAGCAACAAATCCTGGTGGTTGAGCCATGTATACATGTTCTGAGAGCCGACCTTGAAGAAAGGCATTGTTGATGTCGAGTTGGCGAAGAGACTAACCATTGCTTACTGCAATACTAAGTACAAGTCTCACTGTGGTGGGTTTAACAACCGGGCTAAAAGTCTCATGGTAATCCACACCGGGTCGTTGATGAAATCCTTTGGCCACAAGGCGAGCTTTAAACCGGTCAAGAGAGCCATCAGAGTGTCTTTTAATGCGAAAGATCCATTTACAACCAACAAGATTAGTGATACCATCAGGAGGAACTAGCTCCCATGTCCCATTACGAACAAGAGCATCATATTCTTCAGACATAGCTCGGCGCCAGTTATGATCTTTGAGGGCATGAGTCATGGAAGTAGGTTCAAGACTAGGTGGGGATGATAAGTGGGTGTGAAAGTTGAGTTTTTGAATTGGTTTACGAATATTATTCTTGGCCTGAGTAGTCATGTGATGTTGGGTGGTATTTTGTGTTTCGGTGGGTTGATGGGTAGGATTTGGTGATTGTTGGATGGGTGGTGGGTGTTGCGCTGTTTCTCTTTGATGTGTTGGTATCTCAGAGGAAAGTGAAGTGTCTTCAACAGCAGGCAGTTCTTGTGGGCGCTCTTCAGGTGGAGTAATAGAAGGCGGCTGAATTGGAGAAGGTAATGAGACAAGGAGCATTGGGGGAAGCCAAGTATCTATGGTGGTAGAGGTGGGGCGAGGTAGATGATCATGAAGAGAGGTGTATGGGAAAACTGACTCTACAAACTTAACATGACGagaaacaaatattttggaaGTAGATGGTTCAAAACACAAGTAGGCACTTTGAGATAATGAGTAtccaataaaaacacaaggtTTGGACCTTTGATCAAGCTTATGAGATGTATATAGACGAAGCCAAGGATAACATAAACATCCGAAAATCTTTAGTTTTGTATAATTTGGCATTTTGtggaaaattaattcataggGAGATGATAGATTGAGCGTTGTGGTTGGCAtcctattaattaaataaacagcAGTAGCAAAGGCATGGGACCAAAAAGTAACTGGAAGGGAAGCATAAGAGAGTAAAGCGAGACCAGTTTCAACAATATGGCGATGTCGTCTTTCTGAATAGTCATTATGTTCAGGTGTATGAGGCGGAGTGGTTAAATGAGATATGCCATTTAGAGAGAGGTAATCTTTGAGGCCCATATATTCTCCCCCATTATCTGAATACAGGGTGATTATTTTgagttgaaaataattttccacAATGGCTTTGTAACGcttaaaaatttcatgaacTTCAGATTTTCGCTTGAGTGGGTAAAACCATATGTATTTGGTAAAGTGATCAACGAAAATGACATAGTATTTGAAACCATCTTGTGATAAAATAGGTGAAGTCCATATATCAGAGAAAACAATTTCAAGAGGTCGCGTAGATGTAAGAGATGAAGTAGAAAAAGACAACTTATGACTTTTATTGCAAAGACATGCATTACATGAGAATTCTTTTGACATaggagaagaaaaatctaagTGATAACTAGAAAGAATGTGTTTCAAAATAGGAGAAGCAGGATGACCTAATCGATGATGCCAATTTGAAGAAGTGGTTTTGACATTGGAGAATGCGAGAATTGGAGAAGACATAGAGTTATTAGCCGGCCATTCATACACTCCATCCTTAGTGCTGCCCTTCAAAAGGATTGCCTCTGTGCGAAAGTCCTTCACATGAAAAAAACATggataaaattcaattgatgcATTATTAGTAGAACAAAACTGAgatatagaaattaaattctttttcatgGTTGGTACACAAAGGACATCATTCAGAGTAAAGGTAGTAGTGGAAGTTGGAAGAGAGATAGAACCAGTGTGGGTGATAGAAAGACCAGTGCCATCGCCAATCATAACATCGTCGGAGCCAGTATAAGGTGCATGAAGGGATAAGTTGCTCAAGTCTGTTGTGATATGGTGTGACGCTCCACTATCAAGTAACCAAGTTGGATTGTTCAACGCATTATTAGCAGCATAATGTGCCTGTGGCTGCCAGGGTATTGCCAAAGTGTTTGGTAGTGAAGATCCTGTGTTGGATTGCTGAATTGGTACAAGCTGAAATGATGGACATCGCTTGGCTGAGTGCCCTTGGATGCTACAGATCTGACAAAAGCCTAGATATGGACGAGATGGAGGACGGTTGTTGTGTGGTGGAGTACCTGAGTGGGTAGGCATGAGTGGTCGGCCAGGATTGGTAGACGACGGGCGCCAGCCTGTGTTACCAGTAGGATGTTGAGATTGCGGTCGCCAGTTGGGGTTGAACTTTTGTGGGCGCCAAATGGTATTTGTTCGGTTGGTTGGATTGGCAGTCATAGGAAGATGGACATCAGTCTTTTTGTTTGCTTGAATGGATGCTTCAAAAGATAGAAGTTTCTCATGAAGCTCATCGAAGGTAATAGATGTGTCACGAGCTTGAACAGCACGAATAAGTTCTTTGTAGTCATCTTCCAGTCCATCTAAAATCCTTTCTGGAAGATCTTCCTCATCCATTGGGGATCCCAGTGTGGCAAGTTCATCTACGCAGGCTTTAATAGAGTGAAGAAAATCTGTGATATTCATGGTACCTTTGGTGTGATTTTTGAGACGGTTTTTTACTTGCTTGATGCGGCCTCGAGAAGGTTTAGCATATGTATTGGAAAGAATAGTCCATGCTTCACGAGATGTGGTGGCTCTGGCAATGAAGGAGATAATTGTAGGAGACAGAGAACCGATGAGGGCATTAAGGATTAGTTGATCTTGTCGAACCCAGACATTGTAGGCTGGATTTGGTACTGTAGAGTTGTTTGCAGTGAGTGTTTTTGGCGGACAAGGTTTTGAGCCATCAATGTATCCAAGGAGATCATAGCCGATGAAGAGAGTTTCAAATTGAAGCTTCCATGAGAGGTAGTTGGTGGAGGTGAGTTTGAGAGGAGCCTGTGCAGAAATATTGATTGTAATGAGATGAAAGTTGTTAGGGTTGAGAGCAGTGGAGTGTACTGGAGTGGTTGGAATTTCGTCTGTAGTGGCCATAGTCACTGTTTGAggaagaaagggaaaaaaaaactaacggGGAAGAGGAATGCgctgctctgataccataaagTAAATAGAAAAGCAGTTGGACTGAATTATGATGATTCTCATTCAAGTTGTTGGactaaatagaaaacaaatatataatacaaCTTTTGCAACAAGAATAACAAAAAGTATCGGAAAAGAAGGATGACTCAAAAAGGAGTTCTATTATAAAAGAAGATTAAAGTCATATTCTAAACGAAGACTCAACCAACTTTAAGTAATTGAAACTGCAAATGACACGTATGTTCTTTATTAACATCCCAAAACAGGCAATGAAGATTTTGCGAGCAGGGCAAGAGTCCAACACAACACATAATTGAATGTGATAAAAACCAAGATAGCCATCTTATTCGAGTTACTTGATGGGTAAAATTCTAACTACAAGCCAGAAGCTGGGTCGTGATTACAGAAAATAAGCGCGGGGAAATATCACCACCCCTTATCATATCAACGTATACAGTTACTCATTACGTCCgtcaatttgaaaaattttcacacACAATTTAACATGATTAATGATATTTCAAACGGGCATGATCACAGATCAAGAATTAATAGATTCGAATGGCAGCAAGATTGATCTCAAgtaattgaaagaaaacacttGACTCCATTGAGTTAAATAATGAAAGGATCCTTCGACGTATCTTCCAAGCAAGTCACTCCAAAAGGACATGTCCACAAAAGCTGGGTATTACGTCCTCGTCCgcatatgaataaaaaattaagtgggCCTTGAGATTGAGAATTCCACAAAGCAAATATTTTCAGCCCCTGTAATAGCATTAAATCCAGACACTCCTTGTTGGTTCACCCATACTCGTGCATGAAAGAAACAAATGTCAAAGAATGTGTTTGCCAATTAAAAATCAGTAAGCTTTATCACATTATATAATCCACTACAACATGTGGaaaattgcataattttcaATCCTACGCAATCTAACCATATATTAcaatccaaattcaaaagtGTACAAATCAAACGACAATCGACATatgtgaatttaatttaatatgtgcATTTCATCTAATCctttaaaatcaataaaaccGACCTACTTAAACCATGCATCaaatgattgaaaatttgaaatagcACTTTAACCGTACCGAAGTTAAGTTGTGAATTCTGGTTTATTCAAGAGGGTAGGCTATTTTCAGGTGGTAGAATAGGTCCTACTACATCATATCTCACTCGCATCACagccaaaaaaataacaagaattagaaaaagaatcccccaaaaaataaaaaaagcatgCGTTGCAAACAATGTGCAAAGTAAGAAGCTCGAATGAATCTTCTAACAGATGAGATGCGTTGTTCAAACTTTGTTCATGCAAAAACTCGATCACGCATGTGCTAGTAAAGGCGTATATTCTACTTATCTTACACTATGGACATCTGGACATCTAGTAATTGTATACTCTTCTCTACAGTCAGCAGCTGATGCAAGGTCTCCTTTGGCTTTCCATTTCATCGAGCATCAGACTACCGTCACGAGTATTGGATCTTGATATTTCAATATGACGTTGAGGTTCGGCATAAACATTCTCGGGCTCTGATGGTTGGACACTGAGACAGTTGGCGTTGTTAGATTCCTGGTCATTTCGAGAATCTGCCAACATCTGAAAATATGCATGAGGCCCCCAGCCTGCAGGTCATAAACAAAGGTTCAAACTACTAATGCCCAATAGGATTAGACAGTCAATAATAATGAGAAAAACGGccaataaatacataaattctGATAGCCAAGAATGTCAAGACTATGCTAGTAAGAAGCACAGAAGAGAATTCTCTCAAGTGATTTGAGAAGGGGTAGTACAGAAAAATATCAAGAAAACCATTTTTGGGTGCAATGTCCAAGCCTAACTCCCTGATACACAAGGATGTCAAGACTATGCAAGTAACAAGCACCAGAAAGAAAATTCTCTCAAGTGATTTGAGAAGTGCTAGTAggcaaaaatatgaaaaaaaaaaaaaccatttttggGTGCAATGTCCAAGCCTAAAACTTTATACTCCTgctaatcaattaatttaatcaaaagcTTTGGCTTGAATTCCATCAGTGAGAAAACATCGTGAAATTCCAAATGCCAGGCACAAAAGAGGAGAAAGCTGGAGAGGACATAGGCACTGGTCATAAATTATCAATGAAGCTGCAAGGGCTTGCTCATATGCTgcttaataaaaagaaaattaattgtttgctTATCAATAGACAGACAACATGTCTGAAAGGAAACATAAAGACCATCTAATATCTTCCTGAGTACCAACAAAATTCCCACCAGCCAAGGTTACAGTGATTCTGTGATTTACAGGTTTCTGACCctatatattcaaaatacaaatatttgtTGGGTGAAGGAGACTGATCCAACACCTTGCCTTACCTTCCAATCCATACAATACCATTGAATACATAATTGAGTATTTATGGAGGCAGTAGGAAGAGAAAACAATACTGAACAGCATACAACCATAAAGTAAAGAGTTAGAGACATACCATCTGTATCATATGGAGGTGGAAAGAATTGCAAgtaacaaaagaaagaaacaattgTCCCTGtaataaaatggaaaaaaaaaaaaaagcaaataattCAATGTGAGAAGTAGTTTAGACGTATTCCCACTAGGCAGCGGTAGAAGCCCTGAATTTTACTCTAtgcaattattaaaaaagacaaaagaaagtGGTCAACAAACGGACCTATGATAGCTCCACCAAAGACATCTTGCCAATGATGCCAATAGTCATCAACTCGAGAAACTCCTATCAGAGCAGCTAGAAGAAATGGTAGGAAAACAATACAGAGCTTTGCAACATGGCCTCTACGATCAAATACCCTGATTTTTCCTGACAAGTACAATGAAAGAAAACCAAGACCAGCAAAAGACCCTGCATATTTACAACCAGAATTCCTATAAGTCGCTTCTCTTGCTGTTATAAGAAACTGAAGGCTCATAATTGCAAGTGGGAAAACAATAACAAGTAAGCAAATCCCTTCCCATAAACTAAATGCACATGTTCACACAGAGTGATACACAGCAATATGCCCATAAGCAATAAGAATCAGATACTAATCTCAGCAATAACTTTGGTATTTTTTCCAGCAATCTCAATATAAgagtgaattttaattttgatcatTCCAATACCAGAAAATTTGCACAAACTTTATAGGGATTTTCTATATTTCATAAATCTAATATGGCATGTTACATTAATATGGGGTGTTTTGGCATCTGAGACACTGTTGGTGATATACAAAGAGAACAGACTGTCACAATCACAGATATCAAGGAAAATATATAGCTAGTTAGAAGCAAAGAGAGATCTTATAATCAACAGTCGGCCGGAACATAAACTACATCCAAAATGAGGAGCCAAAGAAGTAACATAATATATCACACAGAAGTAATTAGAGTGCTTACACGAAGTATGTCCACTTGGGAAACTTTTGTGCCCTTCCTTAATAACATGATTTTGCCCAGTACACACGACGTTCCTTGTTACATTATCAAAGACCTGATTGTGACATGCAATAGTTATAAATTGAGTTAGAACGAACAACgatgaaaaaaatgtttatatgAATCAAATTCAACAATCCCAAACGAAAATCAGCAAAGTTGAAGCACTGGAAGAACTCACCCCTTTACCATCAGGAAAACACCGCCAAAAGAAATCTGGGCGAGGACGACCAACAGCATCTTTAATTGCATCAGTTATAACACCAGTAATGAGCACAGAATATAGAAGGCCTGAATATGCATCACAACCCTTTAAGCATAATTGCCATAGGTCAACACAATCAAAATGGCAG contains:
- the LOC102610220 gene encoding lipid phosphate phosphatase 2-like, whose amino-acid sequence is MPEIQLGAHTVRSHGLKVLKLHMHDWLILLLLGVIEIILNVIEPFHRFVGEDMMTDLRYPMKDNTVPFWAVPLIAILLPFIVVHVYYFIRRDVYDLHHAILGLLYSVLITGVITDAIKDAVGRPRPDFFWRCFPDGKGVFDNVTRNVVCTGQNHVIKEGHKSFPSGHTSWSFAGLGFLSLYLSGKIRVFDRRGHVAKLCIVFLPFLLAALIGVSRVDDYWHHWQDVFGGAIIGTIVSFFCYLQFFPPPYDTDGWGPHAYFQMLADSRNDQESNNANCLSVQPSEPENVYAEPQRHIEISRSNTRDGSLMLDEMESQRRPCISC